One Ranitomeya imitator isolate aRanImi1 chromosome 1, aRanImi1.pri, whole genome shotgun sequence DNA window includes the following coding sequences:
- the DLK1 gene encoding protein delta homolog 1 isoform X2, with the protein MELPILSLCFIFSRSVVSATQDIHPCAAVPCSSNSTCIETGDGGYICLCAPGFTGKNCLVKRGPCNIIGSPCKNGGTCIDHNGFASQASCQCPPGFEGNKCEIKKDGCKPNPCANGGNCTDVDIGFKCKCPVGFTGQSCKEVKLLCSSNPCAHGGTCHAKIEGFQCTCPPEYRGAMCDVLNNNKKVHTVVSHVHFQPHHKIFPHQGHEVLKITMKETVHNMDPFLSRSQIICFIVLGLLTCLIVLITTGIVFFSKCETWLANAKYSHLIRKKKDFYMKADREAGNDVKIIFPDKVKIANYSRNYTTI; encoded by the exons ATATCCATCCATGTGCTGCAGTTCCCTGTTCCAGTAACTCAACCTGCATCGAAACGGGTGACGGTGGATATATCTGCCTATGTGCTCCAGGATTTACAGGCAAAAACTGCTTGGTTAAAAGGGGACCCTGTAATATAATTGG gtctcCTTGCAAGAATGGAGGGACTTGCATAGATCACAATGGCTTTGCTTCCCAAGCTTCGTGTCAGTGTCCTCCAGGTTTTGAAGGCAATAAATGTGAAATAAAGAAAGATGGCTGCAAACCAAACCCTTGTGCAAATGGTGGGAATTGCACTGATGTTGATATAGGATTTAAGTGCAAATGTCCTGTGGGATTCACTGGTCAGTCTTGCAAGGAAGTCAAGTTATTGTGTAGTAGTAATCCCTGTGCTCATGGTGGGACCTGTCATGCAAAGATTGAAGGATTTCAGTGCACCTGTCCCCCTGAATACAGAGGAGCTATGTGTGATGTCTTGAATAACAATAAGAAGGTCCATACTGTAGTCAGTCATGTTCATTTTCAGCCCCATCACAAGATTTTCCCCCACCAAGGACATGAGGTCTTAAAGATCACGATGAAGGAGACCGTCCACAATATGGACCCGTTCCTCAGCAGAAGTCAGATCATTTGTTTCATTGTCCTTGGTCTTCTCACTTGCCTCATAGTCCTCATAACGACGGGAATTGTTTTCTTTTCGAAGTGTGAGACCTGGTTAGCCAACGCCAAGTACAGCCACCTTATCCGGAAGAAAAAGGATTTCTACATGAAAGCTGATAGAGAAGCTGGCAATGATGTTAAGATTATTTTTCCTGATAAAGTTAAAATTGCTAACTATAGCAGGAATTACACCACTATTTAA